The Bradysia coprophila strain Holo2 unplaced genomic scaffold, BU_Bcop_v1 contig_650, whole genome shotgun sequence DNA segment aaaagatattgaaaaaattatcagtcaagggacctgacccgcccaaaaggtgggacctagtttgaTAATATATTTCTGAaacatttgattgatttttcaatagaaaaaatGTTAGAACGCTCAACCATCTTGACACtatcaaaattgtttgaagCTATTAGTATTTGAGTACTGTTGCAAAACGTGTTAGAATCAATAAAAGTCTCGAAGACtacatgcaaaattctttttgCCATCGTAAGACTTCACTGTGACGATGatcgataaataaaataaacattttttaacctttttttctagttaatttattaataaaactaAACATGTGAAAAAACGTAGTTTACAAAGGGGTAACTATTCCTTTACTCTGATAGCGAATCTGGAGTTGTCGCATTGCAGCAGTGTTCACTTAAGcagattttctaaaaattctaacaGACTGGGAATATCCGGGTTTTCGGGAGCTGCCTGATTATCAGGAGTATTTAGATTTGTAGGATCTGCCGGTGTTACTGGAGTCGCTGGCGTTGCAGGAGTTGCTGGCGTTGCAGGAGTTGCAGGAGTTGCTGGCGTTGCAGCAGTTGCAGCAGTTGCTTCTTGAGCAGATCTTTTCACTTTTGCTGCAGGTGTAGCCGGAGTTGCTGGGGTGGCTGGAGTTGCTGCAGTGGCTGGTGTTGCAGCTGGTCAACGTatgttcaattaaattactTTGGTTTGAACCCATTGCAAAAAATTCGGACTTACCATGCACCACAGATACCAAAAGTATCACGGCAGCGaacattattattgttgtatTCATTTTGAAGAGCTTTGGAATTTGGTTTTCCTTTTAGACGTTGTCGTTTCACAGTTAACAAATTTCTTAAAGTTTGGCATCGTTGCAGCCAGCTTTTATACAAAACTGAACCTCTGGTTTGTGCTGTAGTATTagtaaacaattttacaaaaaataaaaatttacattgcAGTCTTTTAACttttgaacaacaacaacatattTGTCACGGTACTAATATAACGTACAATGATACATTTTCCACAATTATTTCTAGTAGTGGTTACAATAGTTTAGGGGCCGTACACAAATTACGTCACgctattttattgaatttcaaattggAATTTCTTATTCTATCCCTGAGCTGGAACTTTTGTTCAAttctttacaaaatgtttttggtaaaCGTTTTTGTTTGCTGAATGAATCATCAGTTATATCAGTTACTATGCTAATAACCTATATATTTGTTTCTCAATTTGTTATTTGAAGAAAGTTTACAGTTTAAATTAAACCtgataattgtaattgtaacGGTCTGAcattattcaaaacaaaaactaatgaCGAGGTGAACCCGGGATGAAAATGGGCGCAAATCGAATATTTTGGGaagttatgtaaaatattttcgttttccaaattttccatcagaCCATGAGACACGCGTATCTTTGTTTGCAATTTTAATccaatttatgcaaaaacaagtgtaagaaaaattgttacacATTAGCATAGTCCACTGCTTAAGTGGCAATATATGTTGATTCACTCAGCAAACAatactttttctaaaaaaacacCCATTCTTTGCAAAATATCCCCagctttttgatcatttttgtTGATGACACAATTGGAAAATGTATCATTCCACGTTGTATGCTAAAGTACCGTAACAaatgtgttgttgttgaaaagttaaaaagcAGCAatgtttggattttttgtgaaattgtttACTAATACTACAGCACAAACCAGAGTTATAAAAGCAGGCTGCAGAGATGCCAAACTTTAAGTAATTTATTATCTGTGAAACGACAAAGTGTTAAAAAATAGGTCTTCAAAATGAATACAACAATAATGATGTTCGCTGTCGTGATAATTTTGGTATCTGTGGTCCATGGTAAGTctgaattttttggaattcgaaagaaaataaatttaattgaacatgAAACGATTGTTTTGAATAGCTGCAACTCCAGCCACAGCTGCAACTGCAGCAACTCCAGCCACCGCAGCACCCGCAGCGAAAGTTAAACGATCTGCTCAAGCTCCTCCAGCCGCACCAGCAGCTCCTGCAAATCCGGCAAACCCTGCAAATCCAGCTACTCCAGGATTGTTAGGATTGTAAGAAATCTGCTCATATAGGCATTGCAGCAACTCTGTTCTCGCTATAAGAGTTcagaatatttatatttatgccTCTGTAAACTACGCTTTTTCATATGTTTAAAAAACAGACCCTACTCCGACTGTTTTATTAATATATAAactagaagaaaattttttattttatttatcgacATCGATCATCGTCATTATGAAATTTAACAATTGTCAAAACAACTATTTGTTTTTACCTTAAATTCGCCGTAACTTCGTCACACTCATACTTTAAGGTTGTTGAGAATTGTATCTCACAATCACTCGTGGAAATACTAATCTAGACGGCCATTAGAATGAATCACATCAGAGTACACACGAACGGAGGAAAGAAAGTAAAAGGTCAGTTACAATTGTACGATCGATCAATAAAAGTGAATTCACGGGGACAGTATCCCCAATCGATAGTGTTTCAATTCATTAGTGAAGTAGAATTCCCAACAAGTGGCGCAGCCTGAAAACAACAGTAAAATAATCCTGTCAGTGAAGCTCCGAACAACTACAATTTGTGAATGTTTAGTGAATATTTAGTTGTGTGTCGAGGACGATTTACACTAAAGCGTCGCGCCGATGAAAAAATTTGGTCGCCATCATCGCTTGTGAATACCGAAGCAAGATGAATATTTCTATGGACGAAGCACCAGgatacaatttttgaaatggatttgttgaaaaaaaaaaagaaaagaattacGCGAAAGCTTAAGCCAATGGTGGATAAGGCGTCAGCATTTTGACGGAAAATATAAGGAACGTCATTACAGCTAGTACAGAAAGAGCCTTCCCCAATGTGGTTACATCAGTCGTTGGTTTGTTGGTTGCTTAAAATCCAGTCGTTGGTCGCAACAAAGTGGAATCGGTGATTCGACCGTATACGTTGGTTGGTGGCTTATTTCGAATCAGTCGTTGGTTCGTTGATTGCTGAAAATCCAATCTTTACAATATGGGTTGAGCGTCGCACTATGCATTTGTTGGCCATGATACAGCATAGAAGCAATCTACATTATTGGCTGCAGGATAAGTTGTGCTC contains these protein-coding regions:
- the LOC119083440 gene encoding ice-structuring glycoprotein-like, whose amino-acid sequence is MNTTIIMFAAVILLVSVVHAATPATAATPATPATPATPAAKVKRSAQEATAATAATPATPATPATPATPATPATPVTPADPTNLNTPDNQAAPENPDIPSL